CCTTCCCAATGCAGCTCCACACGCAAAGGAACTCCAACTTCATACGAATCCTGTATCTTGCAATCCTGCTTTCTCAGGGTCCTTGGATCCCTCCAATTATGTGGAGGCCCTGGCAGAGACGCATCCCTCTTACTCCTCCGTTGACCCCGTTTTAGATGATGCGTTGTCACTTCTTGCCAGAGGGAATTTCTCATCCGAAGAGACATCTCACAGTAAGCTCCGTGTTCTCTCAGATAATTGCATGTCCCAAAGTGACAATAAAGCGGAATCGGATCAACCTAAAACCCATACTCCTTCTTCTCAGCAAAATACTGGGGATCCCTCTTCTTCCATTTCCGTTTCTACCCCTCAACCTACGGAATGGTCGGACCCCAATCCTACATGGTCCGCTCCTGATACGGAATGGGATTTACATACAGATAGAAATGATTGTAAACAAACTGAAGGAGCCTGGACTACTCCAGCCGAACCTTCATTGAGTCTCATGCCAACCAAAGAGGCTTCAACTTCATCATGGACAGATCAACGCCCTAATTCCGAGGAACCTGTTGTGATGTGGAATCCTAAATCAAATACCACTGGTGTTCACAGTAATAGTagtgtaaataataattgttcttCTTTGCTAACATCAGGCAGGACCTCCATTCCTACTGGGGAGCCTTTATCACTTCgaaagaagaaaacaaatctCAGTAAACCTCCTAGTCAAAAGAATATAGATGGAAATCGCAAGGGGGATTTGGAAGTGAGAAAGGACTTAACTTTGCCTTCAGCCCCCTCAGACGGTGGAGATAATGTCTTTCAAGAAGAAGATCCAGCTGTCAATAATTATCCCGTTGTTAATCTAGATGATGGTGACCTCGAAGTAGACTTGATTAATGAAGCTCTTAAGGATCCAtctagtaataaaataatggaatgtCTGAACTGTGCCTTGCCCTTCTCAAATTCTACTCAACTACAGAAACACTTGAAACTTGTTCATCAGAATGAATCATTTTTGCCCTGTCCTGTTTGTAAGATCACAGGACTCTGTGGAAAAGAAGCCGTTGACATCCATGTTTACAAGGAACATGGAATGGGGGAGCTATTCCGATGTGAAGAATGCTCTTATGAAACCTCCATTAAATCTACTTATGTTGGGCATATGGCGGAGCATGCAAGTATCTCTGAACCCCtcaaaaaaaccaaattgaaaTGCATGAAATGTCTTAAAGAGTTTCGTAGTAAAGTTGGACTCcagcttcatttaaaaaaacactttaatgaCACTTATGTGGTGAGAATTACCTTGCTTGTATAAtacttctattttatatattcttttttttttttttagtgctCAGTTTGCGACTTTAAAACTCCTCaaagaataaatttgataaagcaTATGGCATCAAAGCACAAAAAAGGTATAGATGGAAAAGATTTATCCTCGGATTTTAAATGCAAGCTGTGCTCCTTTGAATGTGTTGctggtttgtaaaaaaaattaacatagccCATATCCAATTAtcccttaatttttttccctattcATTCTATATAGAGCACCTATTGAAATCCCATCTCTTGCGAAAACATACTGCAAAAGAGGAAATGAAACATAAATGTGCATCATGTACTTATGCGACGGTTGAAAGAGCTGCGCTTGAAAAGCACATTCGTTATATACACACTAAAGAAAGGCCTTTTATGTGTGGTATTTGTGGTTTTAGCACTCATACTTTATCATCCATGGCTAGACATAAACGAGGTCATCTTCAAACTAAACCCCATTCGTGCAAGCTATGTGGTGCATCTTACGCGGATAAAAAACGTTTGCTTGAGCATATATTGGGCCATTCTGGAGAAAAGCCTTTTCACTGTAAATTTTGTTCCTATAAGTGCCGCCGAAAAGACAATTTAGCTGTCCATGTAAAAAGAGTCCATTCTGTCCCATCTAAAGTAGACAA
The sequence above is drawn from the Lepeophtheirus salmonis chromosome 5, UVic_Lsal_1.4, whole genome shotgun sequence genome and encodes:
- the LOC121117930 gene encoding uncharacterized protein — protein: MEDSGGNIGPMCICIKDHGRHVCERLQQLRLSTGLVDLDIVVEEQRLRVHKVVLAATSKFFKDQLTKANVLVPVILRLEDFGLELKREAVGYIVEFIYRGEVLIPGECLSDVCVAAHTLGIYGLVEFLPNAAPHAKELQLHTNPVSCNPAFSGSLDPSNYVEALAETHPSYSSVDPVLDDALSLLARGNFSSEETSHSKLRVLSDNCMSQSDNKAESDQPKTHTPSSQQNTGDPSSSISVSTPQPTEWSDPNPTWSAPDTEWDLHTDRNDCKQTEGAWTTPAEPSLSLMPTKEASTSSWTDQRPNSEEPVVMWNPKSNTTGVHSNSSVNNNCSSLLTSGRTSIPTGEPLSLRKKKTNLSKPPSQKNIDGNRKGDLEVRKDLTLPSAPSDGGDNVFQEEDPAVNNYPVVNLDDGDLEVDLINEALKDPSSNKIMECLNCALPFSNSTQLQKHLKLVHQNESFLPCPVCKITGLCGKEAVDIHVYKEHGMGELFRCEECSYETSIKSTYVGHMAEHASISEPLKKTKLKCMKCLKEFRSKVGLQLHLKKHFNDTYVCSVCDFKTPQRINLIKHMASKHKKGIDGKDLSSDFKCKLCSFECVAEHLLKSHLLRKHTAKEEMKHKCASCTYATVERAALEKHIRYIHTKERPFMCGICGFSTHTLSSMARHKRGHLQTKPHSCKLCGASYADKKRLLEHILGHSGEKPFHCKFCSYKCRRKDNLAVHVKRVHSVPSKVDNALKSSSTAVNNRESHIVGHVNQDGSIRPIVANPKPTNSVNSDASNGDQQQKCSQSEDIKIIQNRDVETSKD